CGCAGCACCGTGCGCAAGCATCTGGGCATCCACCTGACCGGCGTGTCGGCCCCGGCCGATCTGCGGCAGGTGATCTTCAAATCCAAGGATCTGTATGCTCGGATGGGCGCGCCGAAGGGACGGCATTACAGCTTCCTGTCCGGCGGAGCGCTGGTGGCGCAGGGGTCCCGGACCGAATTTACCTTTCATACGCCACTCCCCGAAGACACGGACTTCAAGAAGGTTCTGCACAACCTGATCGGCTTCGATTGCGAGATCGACGTCGAGCACGTGCTGACCTGGCGCCCGCACCTGCGCCTCGCCGAGCGCTATCGTGAGGGGCGCGTGCTGATGGCGGGCGACGCCGTTCACCTCGTGATCCCGACCGGCGGCCTGGGCATGAACACCGGTATTGGCGACGCGATCGACCTGTCGTGGAAGCTGGCGGGTACGATTCAGGGATGGGGCGGCCCGGCGCTGCTCGACTCTTACGAGATCGAGCGCCGCCCCGTCGCGCAACGCAATATCGAAGCATCGGGCTGGGCGGCGGATGGCGCCAATTTCTGGCCCCAGACCATCACGCGCGAGGTTTACGAACTGACTCCGGCGGGCGACGCCGCACGCGAACGCCTTGCCGCGACATTCAGGCGCGAGCATGGCCGGATGCATGGCATGGTGGGCGCGGAGACCTGCTATTCCTATGCCGGATCGACGATCGTCGCGCATGAACCCGGCAATATGCCGCACTGGGAATTCAGCCGGATCGTGCCGCACGGGCGCCCTGGAGTCCGCATTCCGCATTTCTGGCTGGAAGATGGCACCGCGCTTCAGGATCGGCTTGGGAACGGCTACACGCTGCTGGATCTTGAAGGCACATATGACAGCGCCGCACTGGAAGCGGCTTTCGCGGCGGTCGGGACGCCGCTGGAGGTGGTGCGGCTCGACGAGCCGCATGTCCGCGCGGTGTTGAAGGGTTCGGTGTTCCTGCTTCGGCCCGACCTGCACATCGCCTGGCGTGGTCGCGGCACGCCGACGAGCGCCGACGACATCGCCCGCATG
This genomic stretch from Sphingomonas panacis harbors:
- a CDS encoding FAD-dependent monooxygenase — encoded protein: MNGAFDFDVIISGAGPVGLTMTIDLGRRGIRTLIMERDPSTAPWPKMDRSNARTMEIYRRLGIVDRVRALGYPGDNPMDVLLVRTMNEPAIANIPFASVDEKRALVAATNDGTIPLEPYQLVSQNAIEPLLREVAEHETPNTTVRYGLELVDFEQDEAGVTVRARRTDGSDTIETFRSQYLVGCDGGRSTVRKHLGIHLTGVSAPADLRQVIFKSKDLYARMGAPKGRHYSFLSGGALVAQGSRTEFTFHTPLPEDTDFKKVLHNLIGFDCEIDVEHVLTWRPHLRLAERYREGRVLMAGDAVHLVIPTGGLGMNTGIGDAIDLSWKLAGTIQGWGGPALLDSYEIERRPVAQRNIEASGWAADGANFWPQTITREVYELTPAGDAARERLAATFRREHGRMHGMVGAETCYSYAGSTIVAHEPGNMPHWEFSRIVPHGRPGVRIPHFWLEDGTALQDRLGNGYTLLDLEGTYDSAALEAAFAAVGTPLEVVRLDEPHVRAVLKGSVFLLRPDLHIAWRGRGTPTSADDIARMATGHGGGFHA